tgAGGAAGAGATTTGTACCACAACACTACTATAGGGAGTTGTACAATCGATTACAAAGGTTGAATCAAGGATCCAATAGTGTTGAAGAATATCACCAATAGATGGAGATGGCCATGATTCGAGCCAACATTGAGGAGGATAGGGAAGCTACTATGGCACGTTTTCTTTCAGGTTTGAACCGTGATATTGCTAACCTTGTTGAGTTGCATCATTATGTAGATTTTGAGGATATGGTACACATGGCAACCAAGATTGAAAAACAACTAAGATAAAAAACCAAGGCTATTTCGACCCCAACATCATGGAAGCCGAATTGGAAAGGGAACAAGGGAGGTGATGCAAATACAAATAAGGGCAGATCtgatcaaagcaaaaataaagagcTCACTACACCAAAAATGCAACCAAAGGATGACAAATCCAAGGGTAAATCACGTGATATACAATGCTTTAGGTGCTTGGGATACGGACATAGAGTTGCACAATGTCCAAATGCAAAGGTGATGACCTTACGCAATGGGGAGGTGGTGAGTGAAGATGGGAgcgaggatgatgatgacttgagTGATATACCACCATTGGAGGATGTTTCAGAAGAAGAGGGCGATGAACCAGCCCCTAAAGGACCAATTTTCACGTTGGTTGCAAGGCGTGCTCTAAACATGCAAGCTAAGGAGGATGAGGTACAACgcgaaaatatcttttatactagatgcatgatagataataaattgtgtagtatgattattgatggtggtagctgcactaatgttgttaatgctggtttagttgataaagtggggttgaaaacaactaaacatcctagaccttataggttgcaatggttgaataatAGTGGGGATATTAAGGTCACGAGGCaaacattaatttcattctctattgggcgttatcatgatgaggttttatgtgatgtagtacctatGCATGCTAGTCACATATTATTGGGACGCCCTTGGCAATATGATAGGCGTGTTATACATGATGGGTATTCTAACCGatattcattcaacatgaaTGGTAGACATGTCAACTGGTTACCTATGACGCCTAAAGAAGTATACGAAGATCAAAAAACTTTGAGTGAATGTGAGAGTGcacatggaaaagaaaagatgcacaAGCAAAAGGAGAGCTGTGAGAAAAGCCAAGAGAGGTGTGCaaatagagaggaaaaaggAGAGCAAGTAGAGAGGATGCgcagtgagaaaaaaaattcatgagagtGCGCATGCAAAAGGAGAGAATAGTGTGCAAAGAGTGgcaaaaaaagaggtaaaaggcAATTTTTATGCAAGAGGGAGTGAGGTTCGAAAGGCTTATTTAACAAGGCAGCCTTTAATACTATTGGTATTCAAGTATGcgtgtttatcttttgaatctaactcaattctctcttctctccctagttcttttcaagctttgttgcaggaatttgaagatttatttCCCGAATCCATGCCTGATGGTTTGCCGCCATTGAGGGGgatagaacatcaaattgacttcattCCTAGAGCACAAATTCCAAATCGCCCAGCTTATAGGAGCAATCCCGAAGAAACAAAGGAGTTACAACGTCAAGTGGATGAGTTGTTGTCAAAAGGGTTGATTAAAGAAAGCATGAGCCCATGTGCCGTTCCTGTTCTATTGGTGCAAAAAAAGGATGGATCATGGcgtatgtgtgttgattgtcgcgccatcaacaaaatcactataAAGTATCGCCATTCTATTCCTcgtttagatgatatgttagatgaattgcatggtgcacgtatattctctaaaattgatttaatggctggttattatcaaattagaatgaaagaaggagatgaatggaaaactgcctttaaaacaaaatatggtttatatgagtggttagtgatgccttttgggtTAATTAATGCTCCTAGTACGTTCATGCGCTTGATGAACCATGTTTTGCGTGAATTTATTGGCAAATTCGTTgttgtctattttgatgatatacttatGTATAGCAAATCACTTAAAGAGCACATTTTGCATGTGAGatctgttttttgtgttttgcatgcgcaaaagttgcatgctaagcttgctaaatgtatgttttgtgtgcctaaggttacatttttaggttatgttgttagcgagcatggtattgaggttgataatgaaaaggttAAGGCTATTGAATCTTGGCCTACACCTAAAAACGTTGGGGATGTTCGAAGTTTCCATGGCTTAGCTAGTttctataggcgttttgtgcgtGATTTCTCTAGCATAGCCGCCCCTTTGACAGAAGTTATTAAAAGGAATGTTGGTTTTAAGTGGGGTGATGAACAAGATAGTGCgtttaatatgcttaaatctaagttaatttctgCTCCTATTCTTGCtttgcctaactttgataaaacttttgagattgaatgtgatgcttcGGGAGTGGGAATTGGTGTTGTTCCTTTGCAAGAGGGCAAGCCAATTgcatactttagtgaaaaattgaatggcgCAGCATTGAACTACTCAACATATGACAAGGAAATGTATGCATTAGTGAGGGCATTAGAGACATGGCAACACTACCTTGTGCCTAAAGAGTTCGTCATCCATACCGACcatgaaagtttgaagtatttgaaaggtcaaaacaaactcaataagcgacatgcaaagtggagtgaatttcttgaatccttcccatacgtcatcaaatataagcaaggtaaggaaaacgTTGTGGCTGATGCATTGTCTAGAAGGTATGCACTTCTTACTACTTTAGATGCTAAATTGCTTGGTTTTGagcatattaaagagttgtatgcacatgatcatgattttagcaatgtttataatgcatgtgagaaagctgcctttgaaaaattttataagcataatGACTACTTGTTTCGTTTGAATAAGCTTTGTGTGCCTAAGTGTTCTTTGCGTTTGATGTTAATTCGTGAGGCACACGAAGGAGGTTTGATGGGTCACTTTGGCATAgctaaaactttagatattttacaagagCATTTTTTTTGCCCTAACATGAAATCTGATGTTTCTAAGTATTGCACTAATTGTATCACATGTTTGCAACCTAAGTCTAAAGTGCATCCACATGGTTTGTACACGCCATTGCCTGTCCCACATTCACCTTGGGTAGatgtttctatggattttgtacTTGGACTACCTAGGACTAGACGTGGTCATGACAGCATCTATGTGGTAGTTGATCGGTTTCTAAgatggcacactttattccatgtcataaaactgatgatgcttCATATGTTGCtgatttgttctttaaagaGGTAGTACATTTGCATGGTATGCCAAGAACTATTGTTAGTGATAgggatgcaaaatttttgtcctacttttggaagaccttgTGGGCGAAATTAGGAACTAAGTTGTTATTTAGTACTACTTGTCATCCacaaactgatggtcaaactgaagttgtgaatagaactttagggcaattattgcgtgctatcataaaaaagaatgtgaagtcttgggatgaaagtttaccccatgtagagtttgcatataatagggttgtgcatTCATCCACGcattattcaccttttgaaattgtgtatggttttaatcctttaacaccattagatttatctccttTACCTTTGGAAGAGCgtgttaattttgatggtgCTAAGAAGGCAGAATTTGTGCGCAATTTCCATGAGAAAGTGAGgcaaaacacaaataaaaagaaCCAACAAGTGGCGAACCAAAGGAATCAAGGGCGTAAGAAGTTGGTTTTTGAGCCTGGCGATTGGGTTTGGCTACATTTGCGCAAAGAACGGTTCCCTTTGCAAAGGCGATCTAAACTTCACCCACGAGGAGATGGACCTTTTCAAGTTGTTGCAAGGATtaatgacaatgcatataaattagatctccctggtgagtataatgttagtgcaacctttaatgtttctgaccttcttccttttgattatgCAGGTGGAGATTCGAGGTCGAATCCTTTTGAGGAAGGGGGGAgtgatgcgaatgatcaagggataacttcaccaaattcgcacatggggaagcataacgatggaggttcaaattctacttcaacaaacacgaagaagttggatccattgagctatgacggaggcccaattacacgagcaagagccaagaagatgaaagcggcaatcat
This sequence is a window from Mangifera indica cultivar Alphonso chromosome 20, CATAS_Mindica_2.1, whole genome shotgun sequence. Protein-coding genes within it:
- the LOC123204804 gene encoding LOW QUALITY PROTEIN: uncharacterized protein LOC123204804 (The sequence of the model RefSeq protein was modified relative to this genomic sequence to represent the inferred CDS: inserted 1 base in 1 codon; substituted 2 bases at 2 genomic stop codons), translating into MDPKEKVTLEAIQGMLQKMMLQQEDMRSENRNVQERLERLEQGTPSRGKIRDTKRSLFDDLEGEIEEEGSTRSNKGKSKDWNLGSIKMKIPAFHGKSDPEAYLEWEKKVERVFECHNYTEERKVKLAAVEFTDYASVWWDQFTSTRRRSGEGPVSSWFEMKTIMRKRFVPQHYYRELYNRLQRLNQGSNSVEEYHQXMEMAMIRANIEEDREATMARFLSGLNRDIANLVELHHYVDFEDMVHMATKIEKQLRXKTKAISTPTSWKPNWKGNKGGDANTNKGRSDQSKNKELTTPKMQPKDDKSKGKSRDIQCFRCLGYGHRVAQCPNAKVMTLRNGEVVSEDGSEDDDDLSDIPPLEDVSEEEGDEPAPKGPIFTLVARRALNMQAKEDEVQRENIFYTRCMIDNKLCSMIIDGGSCTNVVNAGLVDKVGLKTTKHPRPYRLQWLNNSGDIKVTRQTLISFSIGRYHDEVLCDVVPMHASHILLGRPWQYDRRVIHDGYSNRYSFNMNGRHVNWLPMTPKEVYEDQKTLKNSVQRVAKKEVKGNFYARGSEVRKAYLTRQPLILLVFKYACLSFESNSILSSLPSSFQALLQEFEDLFPESMPDGLPPLRGIEHQIDFIPRAQIPNRPAYRSNPEETKELQRQVDELLSKGLIKESMSPCAVPVLLVQKKDGSWRMCVDCRAINKITIKYRHSIPRLDDMLDELHGARIFSKIDLMAGYYQIRMKEGDEWKTAFKTKYGLYEWLVMPFGLINAPSTFMRLMNHVLREFIGKFVVVYFDDILMYSKSLKEHILHVRSVFCVLHAQKLHAKLAKCMFCVPKVTFLGYVVSEHGIEVDNEKVKAIESWPTPKNVGDVRSFHGLASFYRRFVRDFSSIAAPLTEVIKRNVGFKWGDEQDSAFNMLKSKLISAPILALPNFDKTFEIECDASGVGIGVVPLQEGKPIAYFSEKLNGAALNYSTYDKEMYALVRALETWQHYLVPKEFVIHTDHESLKYLKGQNKLNKRHAKWSEFLESFPYVIKYKQGKENVVADALSRRYALLTTLDAKLLGFEHIKELYAHDHDFSNVYNACEKAAFEKFYKHNDYLFRLNKLCVPKCSLRLMLIREAHEGGLMGHFGIAKTLDILQEHFFCPNMKSDVSKYCTNCITCLQPKSKVHPHGLYTPLPVPHSPWVDVSMDFVLGLPRTRRGHDSIYVVVDRFXKMAHFIPCHKTDDASYVADLFFKEVVHLHGMPRTIVSDRDAKFLSYFWKTLWAKLGTKLLFSTTCHPQTDGQTEVVNRTLGQLLRAIIKKNVKSWDESLPHVEFAYNRVVHSSTHYSPFEIVYGFNPLTPLDLSPLPLEERVNFDGAKKAEFVRNFHEKVRQNTNKKNQQVANQRNQGRKKLVFEPGDWVWLHLRKERFPLQRRSKLHPRGDGPFQVVARINDNAYKLDLPGEYNVSATFNVSDLLPFDYAGGDSRSNPFEEGGSDANDQGITSPNSHMGKHNDGGSNSTSTNTKKLDPLSYDGGPITRARAKKMKAAIIGLVQSEFEDLFPKEIPHGLPPLRGIEHQIDFIPWAVIPNQPAYTKEIQRQIDELVEKGFVRESLSPCSVPVILVPKKDRTWHMCVDCRAINKITWEDVHDRAFNTLKEKITNAPLLCLPNFDKIFEVEFDASGIGIGVVLMQDFKPIAYFSEKLSGAALNYPTYDKELYALVRTLQTWQHYLWPKEFIIHSNHESLKFLKSQGKLNKRHANWLEFIEMFLYVIKYKHGKENVVADALSRRYTLLTSLQTKLLGFELLKDLYTNDSDFSQVWNACDKCAFGDFYRHEGFLFRRHKLCVPICSIRELLVRETHRGGLMGHFGVQKTLDILRENFYWPNMKHYVQSVGDKYNTCCFALIWLVYPHLSLSPSLYLLSITILSMSSTGQVKPSEAAVVSVGEKDNKASWSSLFSPKESCTKLEYYEPRGRDAKGRKRPPFLTVKRTLEKIWASYGLSEVMTSGQGVFILKFQDMDGVSKAVEVAIWVRLYGIPLEFWSPKGLSYIASAIGNPLYMDAVTEGGTRLKFARICIEIKVDSDCPESINLTLPNGESLVINVEYSWKPLKCNGCQCFGHSIANCHLAPKFEGSTSSRKNLKDGDGMITAKKLLGKDSKLKVANSNDKKAKGKGVEIHNSVENTNKNNRYSALANHESHGQINRSIMMVEEVNPEKTNEVVTSAVKEKVNEASTSKNSQVIAAKGIDIEDEGAGSNGGEDLENEGSPTIVPFGGKLKVAEMDLRKKKVDMKTMNLGKKLAKLKKANSPPPSSK